Genomic segment of Lepidochelys kempii isolate rLepKem1 chromosome 23, rLepKem1.hap2, whole genome shotgun sequence:
gagggggaggtaacacctctgcccaggaatgtggacggagagtgcagcagggaacctgctgggtgggtttagtttccagttgggggctgggtggaggaacgcagggaaccccagggctggggtctaagctccctgctcccccagaaggacgtgattgaggggtcctggttgtacccacaagctctgttttggactgtgtttctgttgtccaataaaccttctgtgttactggctggctgagagtctcagtggatcccaggaagaggggtgcagggcctggactcccccacactccgggACAGGGCGGAGTAACGACAGCGAGAGACCCCTCTGAGTCGGCTGTCGGCGTAGATGTGCCCTGCTGAGCCCCGGGCTACGCTGCACAGTTAGGTCGACACGAGGCAGCTCGCGCTGCCTGAACTCTGGAAGCGTCCACACGCAAACTTTGCTCCCGCTGACGTAACCGCCCCGCCCCTTAATAACTCCGCCTCCCCGCACGGCGCAGCATCACGGTCCACGCAGTGAGGTTGATGCGGGGTCAGCGTAGACACCGGCTGTTCCTGGCTCTCAGGAGCCGTCCCGCAATCCCCCACGCTCATGGCACAACCGGTGCCCACGCTCCTGGTGAGGCTGCGCACGCCGAGCCGGGAGCCGCGTGTAGACGCGCACACGTGGTGGAATGACTGTGGCGGCCGTATGCCACCGTACGGCCACTTCATTTTGTTGTGTAGACGTGGCCTGAGGCTAAAACTCAACCTGCTGCGTTCCTGCCTTACCTTCGCCCTGCTCGGTCCAGGCGATCCTTGACTTTTCTCAAGGTCCCGGCCTTGTCCTTGGCAGCGTTTGTCTCTTGGCTGGCTGCAGCGCGGGGATCCCCATCCCAGGTGCGCAGAAGTAACGTCCTCTGTTGCAGAGACGAAAAATCAGTGGTAGGAAGAGACTTGACTGAAAtaagcaggcagctggagcatcTCTTGTGGCTAGTGACTTTGAGTGTTCGGCCAGCTGTTGCCAGATTTTCGGGGGGTGTCTGATATGGTTTGTAGAAAGACAATGCTGCAGTTTCTCTAACtcgccccccacccacctcttccTTGCAGGGAGCGATGCCTGCGGGAGTGAAGCGCAAACTCTCGGCGAGGGAGGATGTCTCGAGCGATGCCGTGGCCCCTCAGGACGCCGAGCTGTCTGCGCAGCTGCGTCAGCATCTCTTCTACGCCACGGTGGACAAATTCAGGAAGGAATGCGTGGAGAAAAGGCCTAACCTACTCCGCCAGGTGCTGATCTGCAACACCCTCCACCAAATCCGGGAAGAGATGTGCCTGGAAAAGTGCCTCCTACCTGGCCTGAATGCCCCGGCTGTAACGCATCCACCTCCTGTCCAGACGGAAGTCCCCCCCGCATCTCTGGCCCGGGAGGTGAGATCCCGGCTCCAGGCAGCGAGCCAGCCTCCGAAAGGCCCGGGCGACACGGAGACAGCAGGGTTTGCCGCAGGCAATTGGTTTTCTGCAGCCTCTGCCGCCCCCGCCATCCTGGAGGCGCCGGAGCTGGTGCGGGATCCCGGTGGCCTGCAGGACTCGCTTGCAGACCCCGTGCCTGCTGTGGAAGAAGTGGAGCTGGTGCATCTCTTCGGAGCTGGCTCGTCCCAGAACCACCGGCAGCCAGACGCTGGAGAGAGCCACGGGCTGGAGACAACGGGCAGCCGCTGTGCGGCTCAGGAGCTGCGCCGGGGTTCTCCGGGAGACGCCGGGGCAACCCTGAGTCTGGGAACTGCTTTGGGGGGAGCGTGGCCACAGGCCAGCGCTGCTGATTCCTTCTTCAGGAGCTTTGAGACCCTCGACTCCGGCTACCTCAGCGACCTGGCCGGGAACGACCTGTTTTCCGACATCGACACTCTGGGCTTCGAGAGCTTCGGGGCAGAAGCGCCCGGCAGCTGGCAGCCCTCCCAGGCCAGCGGAGCCCCGGCAGAGAGAGACTGGCATGACCTCGACCACCTAATGGAGATAGTCGTGGGCTCCTAAGGCCGTGCTTCTCCTGCCCGTTCTCCGCGTACAGACACAGGCCGCTCAGAGTTTATTGTCTCAAGCGAGGAAGGCGGATAGCGTGCTGGTCGCTTCCTTCTCCTCTGACACCGCAGGACTGGCTCCGGCTGCTGGCATGGGTTGAAAACTCCTGGCTACCGCAGCCAGTCGGCCCCGACTTGCACGTGTGAGCCTACCTGTCCCATTGCCTCCTTCCTGCTGCTGACGGCTCCCGCCGGAGCTGAGAGTTGGAATCGCCGTCTTCCCGAAGACCGATTTGACTGTGTGTTAAGGCCGTAACGTTAGCGCCAAGAGGGAAGGCTACAAACAGAGGCAAGCGGCATCTCAGGTCATTGGCCGCCTTCCCCCATGAAATTCCCGGGCAGCGTCCGCCTTGGTAACGAGGTCTGCTAAACCGGTTCCCATCGGCACCTCTCTGGCACAGGCCTGTAACGCTCGGGCCCTGCACATCGCAACTTGCCGCTGGCTTTGCCGGCTGGGTCTATGTCCTGGTATGGTGTCAGATTTGGGAGCCAGCTTTGCTACGTCTTTAACAACAGGCTGGTCTTGCCCGAAGTGGCATCGGGAGGGATTTGGGTTATAGAATCCGTGGGGCTGGGATTCTCTCGGGAGTCTCTCTGAGCGACAGTCATTTAGCAAGATGTCTTTTAATCTCTCGTCCTTGTTCAGACTCTCGGGTGGGGCTGCGGTGCGACCCCTCTCCTGCAAGGAGGCTGCAGGAGCGCTGCACGCCTGCGTGGGATTCGTCCTGGGCAGACTCACACCATCAGAGTGACAGCAGCTGATCTACGGAGCCTTCGCTGCTGGCCTGCTGTCCCTCTGCCCCGAGACCACCGCTTGGTTCTTGCTCATGCCTCCAGCTGCCAGTCTTGCTGGGTTCAGGCAGCGAGCTGGCAAACAGCTGGGACTGGGGGGCTGTTCCCTGGATTCCTCTTCTGACACAATTTGTTGGCCGCAATATGTGACGTACGACGTACAACCACGTCCTTGTATCTGCACAAGAGTCAGTAACAGTCTGTCTCTGTGGCTCTGTTTGTAATATTTTCCCGAGCGTCACAGAGCTCCATGCTCTTTGCAGCAGGCTTTTGGGTGAAGTCTTGTCAGTGTTTCAGACCCAATCATTTGCAGCGACTGGCCTGGTTTTTAAAATACCGACGGGCCTGTTTTCTCTTGCAGTGGGA
This window contains:
- the SERTAD3 gene encoding SERTA domain-containing protein 3 isoform X1: MTSLLPETAPAPQETSLEANRAGVWPAPGTLGTPATNHLPRGSSRPPAPSPAGRWKAASQRVQHKQHTCAARLVSRSFRSPINGTRLPGVAIAPRHTGTGSNRPQSPGGAEALTLDSPDHISPAPGKEPAGPNPHSPPRARDRTQESWLPPPPLTTGPRSPPRARTQESWLPPPPLTTGPRSPPRARTQESWLPPPPLTTGPRSPPRARTQESWLPPPPLTTGPHSPPRARDRTQESWLPAPNTVTSLKPRSPATRSLPGWLFQPWGRGGVPRSVGGRRSQPPEGRAGHTWSGQGAMPAGVKRKLSAREDVSSDAVAPQDAELSAQLRQHLFYATVDKFRKECVEKRPNLLRQVLICNTLHQIREEMCLEKCLLPGLNAPAVTHPPPVQTEVPPASLAREVRSRLQAASQPPKGPGDTETAGFAAGNWFSAASAAPAILEAPELVRDPGGLQDSLADPVPAVEEVELVHLFGAGSSQNHRQPDAGESHGLETTGSRCAAQELRRGSPGDAGATLSLGTALGGAWPQASAADSFFRSFETLDSGYLSDLAGNDLFSDIDTLGFESFGAEAPGSWQPSQASGAPAERDWHDLDHLMEIVVGS
- the SERTAD3 gene encoding SERTA domain-containing protein 3 isoform X2 produces the protein MPAGVKRKLSAREDVSSDAVAPQDAELSAQLRQHLFYATVDKFRKECVEKRPNLLRQVLICNTLHQIREEMCLEKCLLPGLNAPAVTHPPPVQTEVPPASLAREVRSRLQAASQPPKGPGDTETAGFAAGNWFSAASAAPAILEAPELVRDPGGLQDSLADPVPAVEEVELVHLFGAGSSQNHRQPDAGESHGLETTGSRCAAQELRRGSPGDAGATLSLGTALGGAWPQASAADSFFRSFETLDSGYLSDLAGNDLFSDIDTLGFESFGAEAPGSWQPSQASGAPAERDWHDLDHLMEIVVGS